The Verrucomicrobiia bacterium DNA window CTTGGGCTTGGGCCGATGAGCAGAAGCAAATGGGGATGGCTTCCGGACAGAAGCCCGACCACATTATGCTGATTGAACCGGAGTTAAAATGGGTTGATGCTCCGCCGGCTTTGCCTTCGGGCGCCAAATTGGCCGTTTTGGAAGGGGACCCGGCCCAAGCGGGGCCGTTTACCATGCGGATTAAGGTGCCAGCCAATTACAAAGTTGCGCCGCACTGGCACCCGGCCGATGAGCATGTCACCGTCATTTCCGGTGGCTTCTATATGGGTTTGGGGGACAAGTTCGACGAAAAGGTGATGAAAGAGCTCACGCCGGGCGGCTTTGCCGTGATGGCCACCGGCACGCGGCATTTTGCGATGACTAAAAAAGAAACCGTGGTGCAGGTGCATGGCATTGGGCCCTGGGGCATCAACTACGTCAACCCGGCGGATGACCCCCGCCAGGCCAAGGTATCGAAGTAATTTTTCCTTAAGCGTCGAAAGAGGCCGGTCACCCGGCCTCTTTTTTTGCTGGCGGGAGCGGCGCAGATTGGTATATTTTCTGCCGAAAGTATAAAAAGAATGGCTGAACTGTTAGTCGGACACATTGTCGGAAAATACCGCATCGAGGAGAAGTTAGGCGAGGGCGGCATGGGGGCGGTCTATAAAGCGACCGACTTGACCCTTGACCGGCCAGTGGCCTTAAAGGTGCTTTTGGCGGAAATCACGGAAGACCAAAAGCTGCGTGACCGGCTACGGCAGGAAGCGCGGGCTCTGGCCCGTTTCAACCACCCCAACATTGCCATCCTCTATGAATTCGACGAGGTGAACAACTTTCTGGCGATGGAGTTCATCCAGGGGCGGACCGTCGACCAGATGCTGGCAGCGGAGGGGGCGCTCAAGACCGAAAAGATTGTGGAGATTATGAAGCAGGTTCTGCCGGCGCTTTCAATGGCCCACCAGGCGGGAATCATCCACCGGGATATCAAGCCCTCAAACATCATGGTCACCAACCAGGGACTGGTCAAAATCATGGACTTCGGCATCGCCAAGGTCTCCGGCTCCGGCGCCCAGACTTTGGCCACCACCAGCCGGATTGTCGGCAGCTATCTCTATATCTCCCCGGAGCAGATTGAGCACAAGCCGGTGGATGCCCGCACAGACATCTACTCGCTTGGGGCGACCTTGTACGAGATGGCCACCAACCACGTCCCTTTCGAAACGGAAAATCATTTTCTTCTGATGAAGGCGCACATTGAAGAGCCGCCGCCGCCCCCCTCCGACAAAAATCCGGAGGTCAGTTCCAGCCTGGAGCTCATCATCCTGCGGGCTTTGGAGAAAAATCCGGACGACCGCTTCCAATCGGCGGAGGAGATGCTGATTGCCCTCCAAGCGATGCCGCGGGAAAAAGTGAAGAAAAGGAAA harbors:
- a CDS encoding cupin domain-containing protein translates to MKRLAVLTIVLVLAALAWAWADEQKQMGMASGQKPDHIMLIEPELKWVDAPPALPSGAKLAVLEGDPAQAGPFTMRIKVPANYKVAPHWHPADEHVTVISGGFYMGLGDKFDEKVMKELTPGGFAVMATGTRHFAMTKKETVVQVHGIGPWGINYVNPADDPRQAKVSK